A window of the Eleutherodactylus coqui strain aEleCoq1 chromosome 8, aEleCoq1.hap1, whole genome shotgun sequence genome harbors these coding sequences:
- the ERICH2 gene encoding glutamate-rich protein 2 isoform X1: protein MAEVRGAATKDSLCKRSLGFQNGKLQEIEPKEEAAVHPHDAAGSSNIPDYSIPSSMQSNKTENSDIQKISIPINTDEKVTTGLQSLTVHNGNIKGLLEESSDEDESDDETGRAPIQLLAEFINAVMDEDYQLAQKLCQMILLYEPDNPEAKQFSPLIEEMLQIEQQESSEDEDSEESDEETDDETDEDTSDDDENHCTAQHNS, encoded by the exons AT gGCTGAAGTCCGTGGAGCAGCTACCAAAGACAGTCTGTGCAAG CGATCTCTGGGCTTTCAAAATGGGAAACTACAGGAGATAGAACCCAAAG AGGAGGCCGCTGTTCATCCTCATGATGCAGCAGGAAG CAGTAATATTCCCGATTACAGTATTCCATCCAGCATGCAGTCGAACAAGACAGAAAATAGTGACATTCAGAAGATATCAATTCCAATAAACACTG ATGAAAAAGTAACCACAGGACTTCAATCATTGACCGTTCATAACGGCAACATCAAAGGACTTCTGGAGGAGTCTAGTGATGAAGATGAGAGCGATGATGAAACCGGCCGTGCTCCCATACAGCTTCTAGCAGAG TTCATCAATGCAGTAATGGACGAGGATTACCAATTAGCACAGAAACTGTGTCAGATGA TACTCCTATATGAACCAGACAATCCAGAGGCCAAACAGTTTTCACCTCTTATTGAGGAAATGCTACAAATTG AACAACAGGAAAGCAGTGAAGATGAGGACAGCGAAGAATCCGATGAGGAGACTGATGACGAGACAGATGAAGACACCAGCGATGATGATGAGAACCATTGTACCGCCCAACATAATTCATAA
- the ERICH2 gene encoding glutamate-rich protein 2 isoform X2 has translation MAEVRGAATKDSLCKRSLGFQNGKLQEIEPKEEAAVHPHDAAGSNIPDYSIPSSMQSNKTENSDIQKISIPINTDEKVTTGLQSLTVHNGNIKGLLEESSDEDESDDETGRAPIQLLAEFINAVMDEDYQLAQKLCQMILLYEPDNPEAKQFSPLIEEMLQIEQQESSEDEDSEESDEETDDETDEDTSDDDENHCTAQHNS, from the exons AT gGCTGAAGTCCGTGGAGCAGCTACCAAAGACAGTCTGTGCAAG CGATCTCTGGGCTTTCAAAATGGGAAACTACAGGAGATAGAACCCAAAG AGGAGGCCGCTGTTCATCCTCATGATGCAGCAGGAAG TAATATTCCCGATTACAGTATTCCATCCAGCATGCAGTCGAACAAGACAGAAAATAGTGACATTCAGAAGATATCAATTCCAATAAACACTG ATGAAAAAGTAACCACAGGACTTCAATCATTGACCGTTCATAACGGCAACATCAAAGGACTTCTGGAGGAGTCTAGTGATGAAGATGAGAGCGATGATGAAACCGGCCGTGCTCCCATACAGCTTCTAGCAGAG TTCATCAATGCAGTAATGGACGAGGATTACCAATTAGCACAGAAACTGTGTCAGATGA TACTCCTATATGAACCAGACAATCCAGAGGCCAAACAGTTTTCACCTCTTATTGAGGAAATGCTACAAATTG AACAACAGGAAAGCAGTGAAGATGAGGACAGCGAAGAATCCGATGAGGAGACTGATGACGAGACAGATGAAGACACCAGCGATGATGATGAGAACCATTGTACCGCCCAACATAATTCATAA
- the ERICH2 gene encoding glutamate-rich protein 2 isoform X3 yields the protein MAEVRGAATKDSLCKRSLGFQNGKLQEIEPKDEKVTTGLQSLTVHNGNIKGLLEESSDEDESDDETGRAPIQLLAEFINAVMDEDYQLAQKLCQMILLYEPDNPEAKQFSPLIEEMLQIEQQESSEDEDSEESDEETDDETDEDTSDDDENHCTAQHNS from the exons AT gGCTGAAGTCCGTGGAGCAGCTACCAAAGACAGTCTGTGCAAG CGATCTCTGGGCTTTCAAAATGGGAAACTACAGGAGATAGAACCCAAAG ATGAAAAAGTAACCACAGGACTTCAATCATTGACCGTTCATAACGGCAACATCAAAGGACTTCTGGAGGAGTCTAGTGATGAAGATGAGAGCGATGATGAAACCGGCCGTGCTCCCATACAGCTTCTAGCAGAG TTCATCAATGCAGTAATGGACGAGGATTACCAATTAGCACAGAAACTGTGTCAGATGA TACTCCTATATGAACCAGACAATCCAGAGGCCAAACAGTTTTCACCTCTTATTGAGGAAATGCTACAAATTG AACAACAGGAAAGCAGTGAAGATGAGGACAGCGAAGAATCCGATGAGGAGACTGATGACGAGACAGATGAAGACACCAGCGATGATGATGAGAACCATTGTACCGCCCAACATAATTCATAA